From the genome of Bacillus sp. Bos-x628:
TTTCACGTATGCCTAACGAGTTAACCCTGCACCAAATCGCATATGATGAAGATAATAGAGAATATTAAACGGACAAGGTGTCATTCCTTGTCTTTTTATTTGCCCTCCTTTCATGTTAGTTTCTGATATATCGTAATTAATTTCATACTTTTGATTGACTTATGATTGTATTTAGTGTAATGTATTACATGTAAGGCAAATTAAGTTAAGTTAAAGCGAGGTAATTACATTGAAACAAGTATTGATTCAGCAACATAATGAACGAGTACAGGCCAGACGCAATGTTTTAAACCCAGCCGAAAAGGTTCATGATTGTGAAAAAGGTCTATCAAATTATTTTGGACTAAATTCTCTTTCTGATAAACTTTGGTTTTATGGATTCTTTGGAATCTGCTTAGCTGTTCTGATAGTCGTCATTGTTCCAGCATATGCACAACTTTTATTTATGTAATTGAAGGAATTCTTGGGATGGGGATATGTAAATTTGATAAAAGACAGGAAAGCACTAGCTTAACGGCTGGTTCTTTTTTTGTATCTAAAAATAATTTCATAAAACTTGTATACAATTAAAAGTTAAATTTATGATCGAATTAAGTTAAGGCAACTTAAGGGAAAATAAACTAAGTGAGGTAAACAGATATGGCAAATAGCTATCAACTAATAGAAAATGCAGGTATCTTGATCGATTTTGACTTTGACGGTGACAACTTAAAAACATTTAGTGAAGGGGCTAACACTGGATTTGCTATAAAGAAAGATGAAAAAGCATTCCTGTCCGTTGATCTTTGGAAGCCTTTCACTAAGAAGCTAACTGACGAAAATGGGAAACCTGTCATAGATGCAGAAACAGGAAAGCAGAAAGAGGAGACACTCTTTATGCTTAAACTTCACACCTGTCCCACTCTGGTCAGGTAGAAAAGGGAGAAGTAAATCCACTTAAGAAACGTAAACCAGCAAACAAAAGCACATACAACAAGAAGTCAGCTTCATAGAAATCATGAAAAAGCCCAGCCCCTTTAACGGCTGGGTTTTCTTTCTGTAATTCACTACCACATGAATTTACATACATGCATTGCACACTCCATATCAACTAGCTTCAATGCCCTAAATTGAAGCTAGCCCAGAAAAAGGAGAAAAAAGATGGTAAAATACGCCTTTGTACCGCATAGAGAGTAGTTTGTATTTCTCCTATAATATACCACGAC
Proteins encoded in this window:
- a CDS encoding DUF3961 domain-containing protein, with translation MKQVLIQQHNERVQARRNVLNPAEKVHDCEKGLSNYFGLNSLSDKLWFYGFFGICLAVLIVVIVPAYAQLLFM